GCTGAAGATCCTCGCCGAGCCCAATTTGGTGACGCTCAACGGTCATCAGGCCAATTTCCTGGCCGGCGGCCAGTTCCCGGTGCCGGTCAACTCGGGGCTGGGGGGCGGGGTCGGCGGCGGCAACGTCCAGGTCGAGTTCAAGGATTTCGGCGTCCGGCTCGCGTTCCTGCCGATCATCGAGGACGGCGAGACCATCCGCCTGACCGTCGACCCCGAGGTCAGCTCGATCGACTTCTCGCTGGGCACCACCCTGGTCCCCGGCGGGTCGCCCGTGCCCGGCCTGAACATCCGGCGCTCGCACACCACCGTCGAGCTGCGGCAGGGGGAGACGCTGGCCATCGCCGGGCTCATGCAGCTCGCGCTCGACGGCCAGACCCAGCGGATCCCCGGGCTGGGGGACCTCCCCTACATCGGCGCGTTCTTCAGCAACACCACGAGCAACCGCATCGAGAAGGAGCTGGTGGTTTTGGTGACGCCCTACCTCGTCGAGCCCATGCGGCCGGGCCAGGTCCCCCCGACGCCCGGCGACGAGGTCGACCAGCCCAACGACCTGGAGTTCTTCCTCATGAACCGGATCGAGGGCCGCACCGGCGTCGACGCGCGGGCGACGACGATGTACGACGACCCGCTGCACCTCGTCCGGCCCGCGCTCGTCGAGCGCAAGTACCTGATCGGACCCGTGGGATACTCGAAGTGAGGGAGGAGCGAACCGCGATGGACCCGACCTTCCGGCGCCGTCGGGCGTCCGCCGCCTGGATCCTCGGGCTGGCGACGGCGACGGCGCGCGTCGCCTCGGCCCAGCCGGCCGGCGAGGCCCCCGTCTTCATCCCCCATCCCATGCCGCCGGCGATCGCGCCCGCGGCCTACGGGCCGGCCCCGGCCGTCGTCGAGCCGCCCCTCGTGCGGCCGGCCCCGGTCGCGATCGAGGCCCCCCCCGACGAGATCGAGAACCCTCTGGAGCGGGCCCCGCTCGACCCGGTCGCCGCCGCGCGGAAGGGGCCGCACTTCTTCTTCAAGAAGATCCGCTCGTGGCACTGGAGGCGGGCGCAGGGGAAGCTGCTGGGCTACCCCGAGGAGTTCAGGCCCCGCATGCTGGGGTCCTCGGTCTACGCCATGGGCCGGACGATGGCGTCCAACGGGGCCGAGGCCCGGCTGGCCCTGCACGACTACGACTTCGCCCCGGGATCCGCCGAGCTGAACGAGCGGGGCCGCGACCAGCTCGCCAAGGCCGCCGCGCAGCTCGCCGCGAGCCCCTACCCGCTGATCGTCGAGCGGACCCCGGACGACCCCGAGCTGGCCGGGGCGCGGCGGCGGGCCGTCCTGGACGCCCTGGCCGCCGCGTCGTTCCCGGTCGCCGAGGAACGCGTGCTCGTCGGCCAACCGCTGCCGTTCGGGATGTCGGGCGTCAACGCCCAGATCGTCAGCGCCAACGCGCTGAACCGGACGCAGCAGTACGGGCCGCCGATCCCGATCAACGCGAACGGCGTGAACAGCCCGAGCGGCGTCACGAACCAGATGGTGGGCGTGGTCCCCGGCCAGTGAGGCGGGGTGGTCCGCCGGCGACGGCGGCGACGGGAGGAGCGATCATGCGACTCGGCCGACCTAACGGGCGGATCCTCGGCGGCTGCCTGGTCCTGACGGCGGTCGCCTGCGCCGGCTGCCGCGGGGGCCCGGGCCGGCGCGGCGAGCACGCCTCGGCGAGCCTGCTGGACTCGGGGAGGGCGGCGAAGGTCTCGCACCGGCAGGCGGCCGACGTCGAGATCGCGATGGCCCGCTCGCTGGAGCAGTCCGGCGACCTGGCCGGCGCCGAGGCCGCCTATCGCGACGCCCTGGCCAAGGACCCCCGCCGCGGCGACGCCGAGGCCCGCCTGGCCGTGCTGGCCGACGAGCGCGGCGACCTGAAGGGGTCGGCCGAGCACTTCGAGCGCGCGGCGAGGCTGGCCCCCGACGACCCCGAAATCCTCTGCGACCGGGGCTACAGCTATTATCTCCAGCGTCGCTGGGCCGACGCCGAGGGCTGCCTGCGCAAGGCCCTGCAGAAGGACCCGCGGCACGCGCGGGCCCACAACAACCTGGGCCTGACGCTCGCCCGCCAGGGCGACCGCGACGGGGCCCTGGCCGAGTTCGCGAAGGCGGGCTGCGACCGGGCCGACGCCCGGTCGAACCTGGCCCTGGTGCTGGCGATGGAGGGCCGGGTCGAGGACGCCCGGACGCTCTACGCCGAGGCCGCCGCCGCCAAGCCCGGCTCCGTCGCGGCCCGCGAAGGCCTCCGCGCGGCCGACGCCGCCCTGGCGGCCCGCGGGTTCGGCGGCGGCGCCCGAGAGTCCCTCGCGGGCGCGATCCCGCCCCCGTCGCGGTTCGACCCCGCCGTGGCCCGGGCCTCAGCGACGCGGGGCGACTGACGCGGCCGAGGCGGGCCCCGAGGCGTTCCCGAAGGCCGCCATCGTCTGGAAGACCGCCGGCGCCAGCAGGATCACGAAGATCGCCGGGAAGATGCAGAACAGGGTCGGGAACAGCATCTTCGTCGCCGCCTTCTGCGCAAGCTCCTCGGCCTGCTGCTTGCGGCGCTCGCGGAGCGTCTCGGAGTGGCTCTTCAGGCTCTTGACCAGGCTGGCGCCGAACCGCTCCGACTGGCCGATGACCGTCGAGAGCGAGAGGGCCTCGTCGAGGTCCGTGCGCTGGGCGAAGTGCAGCAACGCCTCGCCGGGCGACCGGCCGAGCTGGACCTCGCGGTCGACGATCCTCAGCTCGTAGCCCAGGAGCGCGTGGGCCGAGACGATCTCCTCGGCGACGCGCTTGAGCGAGCTCTGGAAGCTCAGCCCCCCTTCCAGGCAGATCATCAGGACGTCCAGGGCGTCGGGCAGCGCCCGGCGGAGCTTGATCTGACGCTTCTTCTTCCGCCGGTCCAGCCACATGCCCGGGCCGATCATGCCGGCCATGAAGAGGCCCAGCGCCGCGCCCAGCGAGTGCGCCGGAGGCGTCGCCCCGCTCAACGTCATGACGCCGCCCATCACCAGGGCGAGCATCAGGATCGACAGCTTGACCCCCAGGAACACGTACATCGCCTGGCGGTTGTAGAGGCCCGCCTGGACGAGGCGGGTGG
The DNA window shown above is from Paludisphaera mucosa and carries:
- a CDS encoding type II secretion system F family protein; the encoded protein is MDSETVIMLGIFAATVGLALFAGLSLSGRGRKLSARLDELSGKAERSEKPESVGKIARAALPKLGKVIVPNNEVERNRLSTRLVQAGLYNRQAMYVFLGVKLSILMLALVMGGVMTLSGATPPAHSLGAALGLFMAGMIGPGMWLDRRKKKRQIKLRRALPDALDVLMICLEGGLSFQSSLKRVAEEIVSAHALLGYELRIVDREVQLGRSPGEALLHFAQRTDLDEALSLSTVIGQSERFGASLVKSLKSHSETLRERRKQQAEELAQKAATKMLFPTLFCIFPAIFVILLAPAVFQTMAAFGNASGPASAASVAPRR
- a CDS encoding tetratricopeptide repeat protein, yielding MRLGRPNGRILGGCLVLTAVACAGCRGGPGRRGEHASASLLDSGRAAKVSHRQAADVEIAMARSLEQSGDLAGAEAAYRDALAKDPRRGDAEARLAVLADERGDLKGSAEHFERAARLAPDDPEILCDRGYSYYLQRRWADAEGCLRKALQKDPRHARAHNNLGLTLARQGDRDGALAEFAKAGCDRADARSNLALVLAMEGRVEDARTLYAEAAAAKPGSVAAREGLRAADAALAARGFGGGARESLAGAIPPPSRFDPAVARASATRGD